From the genome of Nocardia sp. NBC_01503, one region includes:
- a CDS encoding SDR family NAD(P)-dependent oxidoreductase — protein MTSIRKTIADAQVGLVRQVVNVLTVPRRLPRPFGPTLRDRVAGKTVLITGASSGIGRALALRVADAGAIVVVTARRTSELDQLAAEIRTRGGQAFAITSDLSTAEGIDKLADEMLVEFGAPDILVNNAGRSIWRSVAASEHRLHDFERTMRINYFGPVGLMLRLLPEMRRRGSGHVVSSSSLGVITDVPRFSAYLGSKAALEAVMRVAASECLADGVAFTDVRLPLVATDLSSKLGWTGYTALSADAAVDMLVDAIVRRPMHLENLHGALSIWFNRLLPGVALQGLNQLHRMLPDVEVAKAAVPQQESAVVATEIAPVPARD, from the coding sequence TTGACGAGCATTCGTAAGACCATTGCCGATGCCCAGGTCGGGTTGGTGCGGCAAGTGGTGAATGTGTTGACCGTGCCGCGGCGGTTGCCGCGGCCGTTCGGGCCCACACTGCGCGATCGGGTGGCGGGGAAGACGGTGCTCATTACCGGCGCGTCCAGCGGTATCGGCCGTGCGCTGGCGTTGCGAGTGGCGGATGCGGGGGCGATCGTGGTCGTAACCGCGCGCCGCACAAGTGAATTGGATCAGCTCGCGGCCGAGATCCGGACCCGTGGTGGGCAGGCGTTCGCCATCACCTCGGATCTGTCCACCGCCGAGGGTATCGACAAGCTCGCCGATGAGATGCTGGTCGAGTTCGGCGCACCGGACATTCTGGTGAACAACGCGGGTCGCTCCATCTGGCGTTCGGTCGCCGCCTCGGAGCATCGCCTGCACGATTTCGAACGCACCATGCGCATCAACTACTTCGGCCCGGTCGGGCTGATGCTGCGGTTGCTGCCGGAGATGCGCCGCCGGGGTTCGGGCCATGTGGTGTCGAGCTCGTCACTCGGTGTGATCACCGATGTACCGCGGTTCTCCGCCTATCTGGGCTCCAAGGCCGCGCTGGAGGCGGTCATGCGGGTGGCGGCGAGCGAATGCCTCGCCGACGGAGTCGCTTTCACCGATGTGCGTCTCCCGTTGGTGGCCACCGATTTGAGCTCGAAGCTGGGTTGGACCGGCTATACGGCGCTCTCCGCCGATGCCGCGGTGGATATGCTGGTCGACGCCATCGTGCGCCGCCCCATGCATCTGGAGAATCTGCATGGCGCACTGTCGATTTGGTTCAACCGCCTGCTGCCGGGTGTGGCACTGCAGGGCCTGAACCAGCTGCACCGCATGCTGCCCGATGTGGAGGTCGCGAAAGCGGCCGTGCCGCAGCAGGAGTCGGCGGTCGTGGCCACCGAGATCGCTCCGGTGCCCGCGCGCGACTGA
- a CDS encoding TerD family protein, with amino-acid sequence MMKGANVPVPASMVRVELGWRAGPGVPDADASALLLVAGKVRSDSDFVFYNQPAHPSGAVRHEGKQQGPTVLDVLSVNLARVEPQIETIVIAASTSGGTFRQFQGLYVRVLDTANGAEIARFDSADAGAETAFVLGELYRRQGAWKFRAVGQGYASGLAGLATDFGISVDDEPAPTQHAAPTRQPYPPAPQPYTPPPPAQPAPQYMPSQQQYTPPPSPPQYVPPQQQYAPPPPPQQQYVPPPPPTQPFVPQPPPAPVNLAKIALTKEAPTVSLTKSGVTGGTMRFNLNWGMARGTGLFGRKRNDLDLDLCCFYELANGAIGSVRALDRRFGDLNNPPFIRLDQDDRTGSSASGENIDINLDFTRFFRRILVFTSIYEGARDFRGVHATATLYPLNSPPIEMTLDGCTNDSRDAVLAVIENINGELVVRRECTFIRPPAGRPGAGIAEIVRLYNWNFEIKAGRGKD; translated from the coding sequence ATGATGAAGGGCGCCAATGTTCCGGTGCCGGCGAGCATGGTTCGGGTCGAGTTGGGATGGCGGGCGGGGCCGGGCGTTCCGGACGCCGATGCCTCCGCACTCCTGCTGGTCGCGGGAAAGGTGCGCTCGGACAGCGACTTCGTGTTCTACAACCAGCCCGCGCACCCCTCCGGCGCGGTCCGTCACGAGGGTAAGCAGCAGGGGCCGACCGTGCTCGATGTGCTGTCGGTGAACCTGGCGCGCGTCGAACCGCAGATCGAGACCATCGTGATCGCGGCCTCCACCTCGGGCGGGACCTTCCGGCAGTTCCAGGGCCTGTACGTGCGGGTGCTCGATACCGCGAACGGCGCCGAGATCGCGCGCTTCGACAGCGCCGACGCGGGTGCGGAGACCGCGTTCGTCCTGGGCGAGCTATATCGGCGGCAGGGTGCGTGGAAGTTCCGCGCGGTGGGTCAGGGGTATGCCTCGGGCTTGGCCGGGCTGGCAACCGATTTCGGCATCTCGGTGGATGACGAGCCCGCGCCCACCCAGCACGCCGCGCCCACTCGGCAACCGTATCCGCCGGCGCCGCAGCCGTATACGCCGCCGCCCCCCGCGCAGCCCGCGCCGCAGTACATGCCGTCGCAGCAGCAATACACGCCACCGCCGTCTCCGCCGCAATACGTTCCGCCCCAGCAGCAGTACGCCCCACCGCCCCCGCCCCAGCAGCAGTATGTGCCGCCGCCTCCGCCCACTCAGCCGTTCGTCCCGCAGCCCCCACCGGCTCCGGTGAACCTGGCCAAGATCGCGCTGACCAAGGAAGCGCCGACGGTCTCGCTCACCAAATCCGGTGTCACCGGCGGCACCATGCGCTTCAACCTCAACTGGGGTATGGCCCGCGGTACCGGCCTGTTCGGCCGCAAGCGCAACGATCTCGACCTGGACCTGTGCTGCTTCTACGAATTGGCCAATGGCGCAATAGGATCCGTGCGCGCCCTGGACCGCCGCTTCGGCGACCTGAACAATCCGCCCTTCATCCGCCTGGATCAGGACGACCGCACCGGCTCCAGCGCGTCGGGCGAGAACATCGATATCAACCTGGATTTCACCAGGTTCTTCCGCCGCATCCTGGTCTTCACCTCGATCTACGAGGGCGCGCGTGACTTCCGCGGCGTCCACGCCACCGCCACCCTCTACCCGCTCAACAGCCCCCCGATCGAAATGACCCTGGACGGCTGCACCAACGACTCCCGCGACGCCGTCCTGGCCGTCATCGAGAACATCAACGGCGAGTTGGTGGTTCGCCGCGAATGCACCTTCATCCGCCCGCCCGCGGGCCGCCCCGGTGCGGGCATCGCCGAGATCGTGCGCCTGTACAACTGGAACTTCGAGATCAAAGCGGGCCGCGGCAAGGACTGA
- a CDS encoding TerD family protein yields the protein MLEHLTVGLGWDPAQPKWFGRSLDIDLNVAALMFSADRLVDVVYHEQLSSVDGSIRHGGDSLTGEGAGDDEVIGMDLTRIDPNVTAVVLLVTCYTGQNLDEVENAFCRLVSGAQETEFRRFELSGLPYPGLVVGVVIRGLGGWEFRDIGTGIAARHPVEAAPLLGAYLS from the coding sequence ATGTTGGAACATTTGACGGTGGGGCTCGGATGGGATCCGGCGCAGCCCAAGTGGTTCGGGCGGTCCCTGGATATCGATCTGAATGTGGCGGCGCTGATGTTCAGCGCCGACCGCCTGGTCGATGTCGTGTATCACGAGCAGTTGAGCTCGGTGGACGGGTCGATTCGGCACGGTGGCGACAGTCTGACGGGTGAGGGTGCGGGTGACGACGAGGTCATCGGGATGGACCTGACCCGGATCGATCCGAATGTGACCGCGGTGGTGCTGCTGGTGACCTGCTACACCGGGCAGAACCTCGACGAGGTCGAGAATGCGTTCTGCCGCTTGGTCAGTGGTGCGCAGGAGACCGAGTTCCGGCGTTTCGAACTCAGCGGCCTGCCCTACCCGGGACTGGTCGTCGGCGTCGTGATCCGGGGTCTGGGCGGCTGGGAGTTCCGGGATATCGGCACCGGGATAGCGGCGCGGCATCCGGTCGAGGCCGCACCGCTGCTCGGGGCTTATCTCAGCTGA
- a CDS encoding SGNH/GDSL hydrolase family protein — MPLRSARNTALTLGVVAVCCTSTPAAADSVSYREYVALGDSWTAAVFTTLPPATTDVPADCVQSSSNYPHQVAKALGIKNFRDASCASATTVDMTGAQELPLGGVNPPQFDKLTATTDLVTVGIGGNDIGFPTLAMHCLQLVPAAASESEIPACATTSAADGTDPVTTRINAAAPLIQATIAGIRQRAPKARVLLVDYLNALPVTGKGCRPDLPAADIDITYLRDKFAQMNAMLAKVAAASHTELVNTYTPSTGHDVCQPAATRYVEGIAFSSPHNFPGAAYPLHPNALGANAQTAAVLDQIKRGG, encoded by the coding sequence ATGCCCCTTCGCTCCGCCCGAAACACCGCGCTGACACTGGGTGTGGTCGCGGTGTGCTGTACCTCGACTCCGGCAGCCGCCGATTCCGTCTCGTATCGGGAGTACGTCGCGCTAGGTGACTCCTGGACCGCGGCGGTCTTCACCACGCTGCCACCGGCCACCACCGATGTGCCCGCGGACTGCGTCCAGTCATCCTCGAACTATCCGCATCAGGTGGCGAAGGCGCTGGGTATCAAGAACTTCCGCGATGCCAGCTGCGCTTCGGCCACCACCGTCGATATGACCGGCGCCCAGGAGCTACCGCTCGGCGGTGTCAATCCGCCGCAGTTCGACAAGCTCACCGCGACAACGGATCTGGTCACCGTCGGCATCGGCGGCAATGACATCGGCTTCCCCACCCTGGCCATGCACTGTCTGCAGCTCGTCCCGGCGGCCGCATCCGAGTCCGAAATCCCTGCCTGCGCAACGACATCCGCCGCCGACGGCACCGACCCGGTGACCACGCGGATCAATGCCGCCGCCCCACTGATACAGGCCACCATCGCCGGAATCCGCCAGCGCGCGCCCAAGGCTCGAGTCCTGCTCGTCGACTACTTGAACGCGCTTCCGGTCACCGGTAAGGGCTGTCGCCCCGATCTGCCCGCCGCCGATATCGACATCACTTATCTCCGAGACAAATTCGCCCAGATGAACGCCATGCTCGCCAAGGTGGCCGCCGCCTCCCACACCGAGTTGGTCAACACCTACACCCCCAGCACCGGCCATGACGTCTGCCAGCCCGCGGCCACCCGCTATGTCGAGGGCATCGCCTTCTCCTCGCCGCACAACTTCCCCGGCGCCGCCTATCCGCTGCACCCGAATGCCCTGGGCGCGAACGCACAGACCGCCGCGGTCCTCGATCAGATCAAGCGCGGCGGATGA
- a CDS encoding TetR/AcrR family transcriptional regulator gives MEAPPTAKPMRADARRNYERIVTTAQAAFAELGPETALEEIARRAGVGIGTLYRHFPNREVLIETVYRSNIEQLSQRAHELLESNTPTKALELWLREQVNWVMANRSLATTLKAGIDHDSPTFTLCRTAINDAATALLAAAQSEGAIRTDIEPRDLLRFGHGIGVACETTPEAADRLLAVTLDGMRTSPKARN, from the coding sequence GTGGAAGCACCGCCGACCGCAAAGCCGATGCGCGCCGACGCCCGGCGCAATTACGAGCGCATTGTGACGACCGCACAGGCGGCCTTCGCGGAGCTGGGCCCGGAGACCGCGCTGGAGGAGATCGCCCGCCGCGCGGGGGTCGGCATCGGCACCCTGTACCGGCACTTCCCCAATCGCGAGGTGCTGATCGAGACCGTCTACCGGTCCAATATCGAGCAACTGAGCCAGCGCGCCCATGAACTGCTCGAAAGCAATACGCCCACAAAAGCTCTCGAACTATGGCTGCGCGAACAGGTGAACTGGGTGATGGCCAATCGGAGTCTGGCCACCACCCTCAAGGCCGGTATCGATCATGACTCGCCGACCTTCACACTGTGCCGGACGGCGATCAATGACGCCGCCACCGCACTCCTGGCGGCCGCGCAGTCCGAGGGCGCGATTCGCACCGATATCGAACCGCGCGACCTGCTCAGATTCGGGCACGGCATCGGGGTCGCGTGCGAGACCACCCCCGAGGCGGCGGATCGGCTGCTCGCGGTGACATTGGACGGGATGCGGACCTCCCCCAAGGCCCGCAACTGA
- a CDS encoding MFS transporter encodes MSTTLTSNNAVSSTAAATPAGARRPGPGLVLAILLTCQLMIVLDITVMNVALPRIQSELHFTATSLSWVMNAYTLVFGGLLLLGGRAGDLFGRRNLFIAGAALFTAASLAGGLAPSATWLLIARVAQGIGAAMAAPNTLALLTTTFADPKARMRVLALFSGMSSAGFAIGLIVGGLLTQWLSWRSVLFINVPFGLLVVVLALRYLPVAQRQPARLDLPGALTATTGVAALVYGFISAAAHGWGIAETDISLAAGVVLIAAFLVIESRVAQPLLPLRLFADRNRAAAYASMFLAPMAGMSMFFFLTQFLQDVLGLSALATGFAFLPTAVLMFTMIRAIPRLLPRFGPRPLTMIGTASMVAGLLLLTRLTPDSGYFPMLFIAMLLMGCGIGLAVAPLNVIIMSNVEPREAGAAGGAMQTLQQTGAALGLAILVTVFGSAARGAGGSPQHALVGGMTTAFAAAAGIAALTFSVALVFRNPRPADKVS; translated from the coding sequence TTGTCGACCACCCTCACCTCGAACAATGCTGTCTCCAGCACGGCCGCCGCGACACCTGCCGGGGCGCGCCGACCCGGCCCGGGTCTCGTGCTGGCCATCCTGCTGACCTGCCAATTGATGATCGTCCTGGACATCACCGTGATGAATGTGGCGCTGCCGCGCATTCAATCCGAACTGCACTTCACCGCGACCAGCCTGTCCTGGGTGATGAACGCCTACACCCTGGTCTTCGGCGGATTACTGCTACTCGGCGGGCGCGCCGGTGACCTGTTCGGCCGCCGCAACCTCTTCATCGCCGGGGCCGCGTTGTTCACCGCGGCCTCGCTCGCGGGCGGGCTGGCGCCCTCGGCCACCTGGCTGCTCATCGCCCGGGTCGCCCAGGGCATCGGCGCCGCCATGGCCGCGCCCAATACCCTCGCCCTGCTGACCACCACCTTCGCCGATCCCAAGGCCCGCATGCGGGTGCTGGCGCTGTTCTCCGGAATGTCCAGTGCCGGTTTCGCGATCGGCCTCATTGTCGGCGGTCTGCTCACGCAATGGCTGAGCTGGCGTTCGGTCCTGTTCATCAATGTGCCTTTCGGATTGCTCGTCGTCGTGCTGGCGCTGCGCTATCTGCCTGTGGCACAACGGCAACCGGCCCGGCTCGACCTGCCCGGCGCACTCACCGCCACCACCGGCGTGGCCGCCCTGGTCTACGGATTCATCAGCGCCGCCGCGCACGGCTGGGGTATCGCCGAGACCGATATCTCGCTCGCGGCCGGTGTCGTGCTGATCGCCGCATTCCTCGTCATCGAGTCGCGGGTCGCGCAACCGCTGCTCCCGCTGCGCCTGTTCGCCGATCGCAATCGGGCCGCCGCCTACGCGAGTATGTTCCTGGCCCCGATGGCGGGTATGTCGATGTTCTTCTTCCTCACCCAGTTCCTGCAGGATGTGCTCGGATTGAGCGCGCTGGCAACCGGTTTCGCCTTTCTGCCGACCGCGGTGCTGATGTTCACCATGATTCGCGCGATTCCGCGACTGCTGCCGCGCTTCGGCCCGCGCCCGCTGACCATGATCGGTACCGCGTCGATGGTGGCCGGTCTGCTGTTGCTGACCCGATTGACCCCGGACAGCGGCTACTTCCCGATGCTGTTCATCGCGATGCTGCTCATGGGTTGCGGTATCGGCCTGGCGGTCGCGCCGTTGAACGTGATCATCATGTCGAATGTCGAACCGCGCGAGGCCGGTGCCGCGGGCGGTGCCATGCAGACCCTGCAGCAAACCGGGGCCGCACTCGGATTGGCCATTCTCGTCACGGTTTTCGGCAGTGCGGCGCGTGGTGCGGGCGGTTCGCCCCAGCACGCATTGGTCGGCGGTATGACGACGGCCTTCGCCGCCGCGGCGGGAATCGCGGCGCTGACCTTCAGCGTCGCGCTCGTTTTCCGGAACCCGCGCCCCGCCGACAAAGTGAGCTGA
- a CDS encoding fatty acyl-AMP ligase codes for MQDLKWARGPRTLVDIVAARIAETPARTAFTFVGPRAAEDVIDYRGLGDRVAGVARQVLAATAPGDRVALLCPPGKDFAFAFYACLVTGRIAVAVSLPSSTRQLSTLTGIIRDSGAVAAIVPLSAIPITSAQLGVDIRIIDSDTAEPGAEWSAELESAPGPDDIAFLQYTSGSTGTPKGVAVLHRNLMRNLELITAKCELTPDISVVSWLPPFHDMGLIQGLLLPAFLGAPGTLMSPMTFLRDPLTWLREISRNSDVLAGGPNLAYGLCLKRVSPSDAAGLDLGGWRIAFAGAEPIDPNTLRRFADMFAVSGFRDTSFVPMYGLAESTLYVNGGRLGVGATSRPFAVEELERGTAREHSAGRELLSMGPVEPDSTVVVDPETRERCAPNQVGEIWLRGPSVAAGYWNKPGETERAFDARIANEDGPAYLRTGDLGFLCDAELYVSGRIKELMIVHGRNIFPQDIERTILSSHPSLRPGGCAVFAASIDDEERVMVVQELADEPARDDTEALAISIRDIVSRVHAVSLHQVVFVGKGEVPKTTSGKVQRQRLREHYSSVTALQESGI; via the coding sequence ATGCAGGATCTGAAGTGGGCTCGTGGACCCCGCACCCTGGTGGATATTGTGGCGGCCCGTATCGCGGAAACCCCGGCCCGAACCGCGTTCACGTTCGTCGGGCCGCGCGCGGCCGAGGATGTGATCGACTATCGCGGTCTGGGGGACCGGGTGGCCGGGGTGGCGCGGCAGGTGCTCGCCGCGACCGCTCCCGGCGACCGCGTGGCGCTGTTGTGCCCGCCGGGTAAGGATTTCGCGTTCGCGTTCTACGCCTGCCTGGTGACCGGCCGGATCGCGGTCGCGGTGAGTCTGCCGTCCTCCACCCGGCAGTTGTCGACGCTGACCGGGATCATCCGGGACAGCGGCGCGGTGGCGGCGATCGTGCCGCTGTCGGCGATACCGATCACCAGTGCCCAGCTCGGCGTTGATATTCGGATCATCGACAGCGATACGGCCGAACCGGGCGCGGAGTGGTCCGCGGAGCTGGAGTCGGCTCCCGGGCCGGACGATATCGCCTTCCTGCAATACACCTCCGGCTCGACCGGCACGCCCAAAGGGGTGGCGGTGCTGCATCGCAATCTGATGCGCAACCTCGAACTGATCACCGCCAAATGTGAACTCACCCCGGATATCTCGGTTGTCTCATGGCTGCCGCCCTTCCACGATATGGGCTTGATCCAGGGGCTGTTGCTCCCGGCCTTCCTCGGAGCGCCGGGCACCCTCATGTCGCCCATGACCTTCCTGCGCGATCCGCTCACCTGGTTGCGCGAGATCTCCCGCAATTCCGATGTCCTGGCGGGCGGACCCAACCTGGCCTACGGCCTGTGCCTCAAGCGGGTATCCCCCTCCGATGCGGCGGGATTGGACCTGGGCGGATGGCGCATCGCCTTCGCCGGGGCCGAGCCGATCGACCCGAACACCCTGCGCAGATTCGCGGATATGTTCGCGGTGAGCGGTTTTCGCGATACCAGCTTCGTGCCCATGTACGGCTTGGCCGAATCCACCCTGTACGTCAACGGTGGTCGCCTCGGCGTGGGCGCGACCTCGCGCCCGTTCGCGGTCGAGGAGCTCGAGCGCGGCACCGCCCGCGAGCACTCCGCGGGGCGCGAGCTGCTGAGTATGGGTCCGGTGGAACCGGATTCGACCGTCGTGGTCGATCCGGAGACCCGGGAGCGCTGCGCGCCGAACCAGGTCGGCGAGATCTGGTTGCGCGGGCCGAGCGTCGCCGCAGGGTATTGGAACAAGCCCGGCGAGACCGAGCGGGCCTTCGACGCGCGGATCGCGAACGAGGACGGTCCGGCGTACCTGCGCACCGGAGATCTCGGATTCCTCTGCGACGCAGAGCTTTACGTCTCCGGACGAATCAAAGAGCTCATGATCGTGCACGGGCGCAATATCTTCCCGCAGGATATCGAGCGCACCATCCTGTCCAGCCATCCGAGCCTGCGCCCCGGCGGCTGCGCTGTCTTCGCGGCCAGCATCGATGACGAGGAGCGCGTCATGGTTGTGCAGGAGCTGGCCGACGAGCCCGCCAGGGACGATACCGAGGCATTGGCCATCTCCATTCGCGACATCGTCAGCCGCGTGCACGCGGTCAGCCTTCATCAAGTCGTCTTCGTCGGAAAGGGCGAGGTACCCAAGACCACCAGCGGCAAGGTTCAGCGACAGCGTTTGCGCGAGCACTACTCATCGGTGACGGCCTTACAGGAGAGTGGTATATGA
- a CDS encoding MupA/Atu3671 family FMN-dependent luciferase-like monooxygenase, whose product MTSAADGATVLEFFVEWAARRLDRETVDPELPLTALGLDSVQAAELMTILEDRFDTEITAEEIFDGLTLSAVAEKVNRSTPPRPDDMKFSLLFFSSDAQQHADGRYRLLLDSARFADAHGFESVWIPERHFHTFGGLYPNPAVLGAALAASTERVRIRAGSVVLPLHNPVRVAEDWSIVDNLSNGRVDIAFATGWNVDDFVLADRNYADRVALTESGMAAVQRLWRGESITLPNGVGADREVRIFPAPVQPALPTWLTCSGGIERFEMAGALGVNVLTALLFQEVDELADKLAAYRKALARNGHGIEAGTVTVMLHTYVGATDAAVRKTVEGPFKSYLEDSVDLWRRGSEALESLDEKSRAKVLDFAFERYYRNNGLFGTPDSTLPMVRRLREIGVDEIACLVDFGIPDSDVLTGLESLAALRKKALTA is encoded by the coding sequence ATGACATCAGCGGCAGACGGAGCGACCGTGCTCGAATTCTTCGTGGAGTGGGCCGCACGGAGATTGGACAGAGAAACGGTCGATCCGGAGCTACCGCTGACCGCGCTGGGACTGGATTCGGTTCAGGCCGCGGAGTTGATGACAATTCTCGAGGATCGCTTCGATACCGAGATCACCGCCGAGGAGATCTTCGACGGTCTGACGCTCTCGGCCGTCGCCGAAAAGGTGAACCGGTCGACTCCGCCGCGCCCGGACGATATGAAGTTCAGTCTGCTGTTCTTCTCCAGCGACGCCCAGCAGCATGCCGACGGACGCTATCGGCTGCTACTGGACAGCGCCCGATTCGCCGATGCGCACGGCTTCGAATCCGTGTGGATTCCCGAGCGCCATTTCCACACCTTCGGCGGTCTGTATCCGAATCCGGCGGTGCTCGGCGCGGCGCTGGCCGCGAGCACCGAGCGGGTGCGGATCCGCGCGGGCAGTGTGGTGCTCCCACTGCATAATCCGGTGCGGGTGGCCGAGGACTGGTCGATCGTGGACAACCTGTCCAACGGTCGGGTGGATATCGCCTTCGCCACCGGTTGGAATGTCGATGATTTCGTGCTCGCGGACCGGAACTATGCCGATCGGGTGGCACTCACCGAATCGGGAATGGCGGCGGTGCAACGGCTTTGGCGTGGTGAGTCGATCACGTTGCCCAATGGTGTCGGCGCGGACCGCGAGGTGCGGATCTTCCCGGCCCCGGTGCAGCCCGCGCTGCCGACCTGGCTCACCTGTAGCGGCGGTATCGAACGCTTCGAAATGGCCGGGGCGCTCGGGGTGAATGTGCTTACCGCGCTGCTGTTCCAAGAGGTGGATGAGCTGGCCGATAAACTGGCCGCCTATCGCAAGGCGCTCGCCCGCAATGGCCACGGTATCGAGGCGGGCACGGTCACGGTCATGCTGCACACCTATGTCGGTGCGACCGACGCCGCGGTGCGCAAGACCGTCGAAGGACCGTTCAAGAGTTATCTCGAGGACTCCGTGGATCTGTGGCGGCGCGGCTCCGAGGCGCTGGAGAGTCTGGACGAGAAGTCGCGAGCCAAGGTGCTGGACTTCGCGTTCGAGCGCTATTACCGGAACAACGGCCTGTTCGGAACGCCGGATTCCACCCTGCCGATGGTACGGCGGCTGCGCGAGATCGGCGTGGACGAGATCGCCTGTCTGGTCGATTTCGGAATTCCCGACTCCGATGTGCTGACCGGGCTCGAATCTCTTGCCGCACTGCGTAAGAAGGCTTTGACCGCGTAG